A region of the Candidatus Bathyarchaeota archaeon genome:
GATGATCTCCTGCTCCGTCACGTCAAGCTTCACAATATCCCCTACGGAGTAGCTACGCCCCTGGACGAGGATGCTTCGGCCATCATGAAGGTTGATCTGGGTTTTACCTCCTCTTACATTAGTCTTCCCAACGATTCTACAGAGTTTATAACCAGTCTCTGCTTTTGAGATAGGGTGAAGTATAAACTTCCCCCCATGCTTGGGGAGAACTCTGTATCGCTGATCTGCCTCAGGGAACTCTAAAACATCCATGAGACCAATGGAATATCGCGAGTCCTTACGGATTTTCCCGTCGACTTTGACCTTGCCGTTATTGATGATCCTACTAGCCTCTTTTGCCGTCTTTGTGATCCCCAAAAAATCCCTAAGAACTATGGTGAGGGGCGTAGAGAGCTTTGAAGGATGGGGTC
Encoded here:
- a CDS encoding 30S ribosomal protein S4e, with protein sequence MGKKGPSRHMKRQVSPKFWPIHRKANVWSVKPNPGPHPSKLSTPLTIVLRDFLGITKTAKEASRIINNGKVKVDGKIRKDSRYSIGLMDVLEFPEADQRYRVLPKHGGKFILHPISKAETGYKLCRIVGKTNVRGGKTQINLHDGRSILVQGRSYSVGDIVKLDVTEQEIIDHISFKPGVRVIVTGGRSQGQFGILLDLGKEPGKKRTANIRTLENNNIRTLASYVFAVGTETPLISLPGVEL